The following nucleotide sequence is from Aedes aegypti strain LVP_AGWG chromosome 3, AaegL5.0 Primary Assembly, whole genome shotgun sequence.
TAAACTGTTGTCGAAAATTAGCTTCCCTCTAACCAAGCAATGTCACTTTTTATTTACTTTCAGAAATGGTAAGCGATGGGATTCAAGGATGAGATTCCGGAAGGATTTCCGCCGTTTGGAACCCGAATGGACAGTATCAAAAGAGGGGTAACGGTTTGTTGATGagtgttgttttgtttttaggCCACCAAAACCGCTTCGAAGGATAAATCCAAGAATATTATGCGCGATCTTCGGATCCGCAAGCTGTGCCTGAATATTTGCGTCGGTGAATCCGGTGATAGGTTGACCCGTGCCGCCAAGGTTCTGGAACAGCTGACCGGCCAGACCCCCGTGTACTCGAAGGCCCGCTACACCGTGCGTTCGTTCGGAATCCGTCGTAACGAAAAGATTGCCGTCCACTGCACGGTTCGTGGATTCAAggcggaggaaatcctggagcgTGGTTTGAAGGTCCGGGAATACGAGTTGAGACGCGACAACTTCTCCCAGACCGGCAACTTCGGCTTCGGTATCCAGGAACATATCGATCTGGGCATCAAGTATGATCCCTCGATCGGAATCTACGGTCTGGACTTCTACGTTGTGCTGGGACGCCCAGGTGAGTGGAACCGTACGACGATTGTTAACTCTAGCGTCCTCGTCGTGAATTGTGAACGTCTTTTCCGTGATTTCGTTTTTGTAAAGGAATTCTCATAAAATCGGAAGTTTCGAAACGATGCACTTCTAGTATTTAATTGATGCATATAGGGTCAGTGAAGTAAAACCCTAAACAGGTCGTAACGTGtccaaattccaaacaaacgaTCGACATCGAACGGATCGAATTACACAGTGGTCCCGAAGTGGCTTTGAGACACGAATTCAAATATGTAGAAAGCTAAAGAGGAACGATTCTTTCAGAAGAATAGCATGACATCAAAAACCGTGTGCCTGTTACTTTCAATTCCCGATCAACCAGTGTTACAACTTATTTGTAAATCTTTGTTCAGCGATGGCGATCGCCaacgattcaaaacgaatcgatATTGATCGCTATTGAAAACCACTGACTGGTTGACTGATTGAGGACAGCTCATAAAAAATGCCAATAGGTGTAAAATACTTGTTCAGTTTGTCTACTACCTGATAAAATATGGGAGAATTTTGGCCACAATCAGGGGAATTGTTGTGAATAAGTGCATTCtgcatacaatttatttaataaaaatacgACTTTAAATTGTTCAGAATAAAACATGTTTAACCTAGTTCTAGGATTTAAGATTACAACGCTGGTAAAGAACACTTCAATTATCAGTTCCATTTGATTGTCGTTCATAAACAACGTGGATTGAGAACATGcgtatattatttttcaaaaaggttttttcgaccattttacaaaaataataaaattataggAAAAGGGCAAAAATTAGAACAGGTACAAAAATGGTTTATTTCCTCGAGATATCATTATGGAATAACATAAAAAAGCCAAAAACCTCCAGAGAAACCATATTAGGTGCACTTTTGTCCATAAATCATAAATAAGGGAAAGGATTTTTTGTTATCTTTGGGTTCGTATTCATATAAAAGCAGGATGTCGACTACCTCAGAAAGTTATAGGGAATTTTATTTCCGaactgcagggctggtagcgagttaCTTTTAATGAGTTGTAGAGATACCGAATagtaaaaattttattattcggccaaacgaataTTCGAAAAAGAAATTCGATCATCACacaaataaattatttgatttttttttcttcgtttgaaacataatgttttatttcaactttgcttatttttaaattattcggtCACTGTTCGGCCGAATAATGGATTTCATTATTCGACAGACCGAATATTCGGCAAAATCCAAATAATCGAgatattcggtacatctctaatGACTTGGTCACCTTTTTCGTCCtgatcactaaaaagtcacttttaaaaaaaatggccgCTAAAGTAACTATGTTCGTGATctcatgataataaaaatatcagaaacaaacatatatttgtatacagagtcagaattagggcgaatgttAAGACTTTTGACCTCGTCCTTTCTGGTTTGAC
It contains:
- the LOC5577034 gene encoding 60S ribosomal protein L11 — protein: MATKTASKDKSKNIMRDLRIRKLCLNICVGESGDRLTRAAKVLEQLTGQTPVYSKARYTVRSFGIRRNEKIAVHCTVRGFKAEEILERGLKVREYELRRDNFSQTGNFGFGIQEHIDLGIKYDPSIGIYGLDFYVVLGRPGYNVAQRRRKTGKIGFIHRLTKEDAMKWFQQKYDGIILNSKAK